The proteins below come from a single Parazoarcus communis genomic window:
- a CDS encoding YegP family protein produces the protein MTLKFEITKSAGGEFFFKLVGENGKTLVRSEGYNAKASCTNGVESVRKNSTEDKRYAQKTASDGRPYFNLTATNGQVIGTSPMFADAAACEAAIAAMKTGAAAAAVDDQS, from the coding sequence ATGACCCTTAAGTTCGAGATCACCAAGTCCGCCGGCGGCGAGTTCTTTTTCAAGCTCGTTGGCGAAAACGGCAAGACCCTGGTTCGCAGCGAGGGCTACAACGCCAAGGCAAGCTGTACCAATGGCGTCGAATCGGTCCGCAAGAATTCGACCGAAGACAAGCGCTATGCACAGAAGACCGCGTCCGACGGACGTCCCTACTTCAACCTGACCGCCACCAACGGCCAGGTCATCGGCACCAGCCCGATGTTTGCAGACGCAGCCGCCTGTGAGGCCGCCATCGCTGCAATGAAGACCGGCGCCGCTGCTGCGGCCGTAGACGATCAAAGCTGA
- the purD gene encoding phosphoribosylamine--glycine ligase, with product MKVLVIGSGGREHALAWKLAQSPKVTRVLVAPGNPGTAREPKLQNVAATEVADLVALARSEQVGFTVVGPEAPLAAGVVDAFRAAGLPIFGPTKNAAQLESSKDFAKRFLLRHGIPTAKYQTFSDAAEAHAYIDAEGAPIVIKADGLAAGKGVVVAMTAEEAHAAIDMMLLDNKMGDAGARVVIEEFMQGEEASFIVLADGKNALPLATSQDHKRLLDGDQGPNTGGMGAYSPAPVVTPDVHARVMREVILPTLAGMTADGLPYTGFLYAGLMIDGEGKPRVVEFNCRMGDPETQPIMMRLKTDLADLIEAAIAGKLDQIEAEWDRRVALGVVLAAAGYPDSPRKGDPITGLTPAGEDSTHVFHAGTAERDGEVVTSGGRVLCVTALGDNVKAAQKAAYDLAATIQFDGCQYRRDIGYRAVARKG from the coding sequence ATGAAAGTCCTCGTCATCGGCTCGGGCGGACGCGAACACGCGCTGGCCTGGAAACTCGCACAGTCGCCCAAGGTCACGCGCGTTCTGGTCGCCCCCGGCAACCCGGGCACCGCGCGCGAGCCCAAGCTGCAGAACGTGGCAGCAACCGAAGTCGCCGACCTCGTGGCGCTTGCCCGCAGCGAGCAGGTCGGCTTCACCGTGGTCGGCCCCGAGGCACCGCTTGCAGCCGGCGTGGTCGACGCCTTCCGCGCCGCCGGCCTGCCGATCTTCGGGCCGACGAAGAATGCCGCCCAGCTCGAGAGTTCGAAGGACTTCGCCAAGCGCTTCCTGCTGCGCCACGGCATTCCGACCGCGAAGTATCAGACCTTCTCAGACGCCGCCGAAGCCCATGCCTACATCGACGCCGAAGGCGCACCGATCGTGATCAAGGCCGACGGCCTTGCCGCAGGCAAGGGCGTGGTGGTGGCGATGACAGCGGAGGAAGCCCACGCTGCCATCGACATGATGCTGCTCGACAACAAGATGGGCGACGCCGGCGCACGTGTCGTCATCGAAGAGTTCATGCAGGGCGAGGAAGCCAGCTTCATCGTGCTGGCTGACGGCAAGAACGCACTGCCTCTGGCCACCAGCCAGGACCACAAGCGTCTGCTCGACGGTGATCAGGGCCCCAACACGGGCGGCATGGGCGCGTACTCGCCCGCCCCGGTGGTGACGCCTGACGTCCACGCCCGCGTCATGCGCGAAGTCATCCTGCCGACGCTGGCCGGCATGACCGCCGACGGCCTGCCCTACACCGGCTTCCTCTATGCTGGTCTGATGATCGATGGCGAAGGCAAGCCACGGGTGGTCGAGTTCAACTGCCGCATGGGCGACCCCGAAACCCAGCCGATCATGATGCGCCTCAAGACGGATCTTGCCGATCTCATCGAAGCAGCCATTGCCGGCAAACTCGATCAGATCGAGGCCGAATGGGACCGTCGGGTCGCGCTCGGCGTGGTGCTTGCCGCTGCGGGCTACCCTGACAGTCCGCGCAAGGGCGACCCGATCACCGGCCTGACACCCGCTGGCGAGGACAGCACACACGTCTTTCACGCCGGCACCGCCGAACGCGACGGTGAAGTCGTCACCTCCGGCGGCAGAGTGCTGTGTGTGACCGCGCTCGGAGACAACGTGAAGGCGGCGCAGAAGGCGGCATACGATCTCGCAGCAACGATTCAGTTCGATGGCTGCCAGTACCGCCGCGATATCGGCTATCGCGCAGTTGCGCGCAAAGGTTGA
- the purH gene encoding bifunctional phosphoribosylaminoimidazolecarboxamide formyltransferase/IMP cyclohydrolase codes for MNVTQALISVSDKSGVLEFARELAGLGVKLLSTGGTASLLREAGLDVTDVADHTGFPEMLDGRVKTLHPKVHGGILARRDLPEHMATIAEHDIGRIDLVVVNLYPFQQTVARPDCTLEDAIENIDIGGPTMVRAAAKNHGTEAGGVGIVTDPADYADIVAELKAGAGKLSYKTRFALAVKAFTHTARYDSAISNHLTALVTNEVGDVSKQTYPERFQLAFDKVQNLRYGENPHQSAAFYKEPNAPEGSISSYAQLQGKELSYNNIADADAAWECVKAFDTGACVIVKHANPCGVAIGATPLEAYKKAFSTDPTSAFGGIIAFNSEVDRAAAEAVSAQFLEVLIAPSYTAEALELLRAKQNVRVLTCPLGKPAGAFDYKRVGGGLLVQSADEARIQIADLKVVTKRAPTETEMRDMLFAWRVAKYVKSNAIVYCRDGMTIGVGAGQMSRVDSARIAKIKAENAGLQIAGCVVASDAFFPFRDGLDVLAQAGATAVIQPGGSMRDAEVIAAADEQNIAMVLTGFRHFRH; via the coding sequence ATGAACGTCACCCAAGCCCTGATCAGCGTCTCCGACAAAAGCGGCGTGCTCGAATTCGCCCGCGAACTCGCCGGACTCGGCGTCAAGCTCCTGTCCACCGGCGGCACCGCCAGCCTGCTGCGCGAAGCCGGCCTCGACGTCACCGATGTGGCCGATCACACGGGCTTTCCAGAAATGCTCGATGGCCGGGTCAAGACCCTGCACCCCAAGGTGCACGGCGGCATCCTCGCCCGTCGCGACCTGCCCGAGCACATGGCAACGATCGCCGAGCACGACATCGGCCGTATCGACCTGGTCGTGGTGAACCTCTACCCCTTCCAGCAGACCGTTGCCCGCCCCGACTGCACGCTCGAAGATGCGATCGAGAATATCGACATCGGCGGCCCCACCATGGTCCGCGCTGCAGCAAAGAACCACGGCACTGAAGCCGGCGGCGTCGGCATCGTGACCGACCCTGCGGATTACGCCGACATCGTGGCCGAACTCAAGGCCGGCGCGGGCAAGCTGAGCTACAAGACCCGCTTCGCCCTCGCGGTAAAGGCCTTTACGCACACCGCACGCTACGACTCCGCGATCTCCAACCACCTCACCGCACTGGTCACCAACGAAGTCGGTGACGTGTCGAAGCAGACCTACCCCGAGCGCTTCCAGCTCGCCTTCGACAAGGTCCAGAACCTGCGCTACGGCGAGAACCCGCACCAGAGCGCGGCCTTCTACAAGGAGCCGAATGCGCCCGAGGGCTCGATCTCCAGCTACGCACAGCTGCAGGGCAAGGAACTGTCCTACAACAACATTGCCGACGCCGATGCAGCGTGGGAATGCGTCAAGGCTTTCGACACCGGCGCCTGCGTCATCGTCAAGCACGCCAACCCCTGTGGCGTGGCGATCGGCGCTACGCCGCTCGAAGCCTACAAGAAAGCCTTCTCCACCGACCCGACCTCGGCCTTCGGCGGCATCATCGCCTTCAACAGCGAAGTCGATCGTGCTGCAGCCGAAGCCGTCTCCGCCCAGTTCCTCGAAGTGCTGATCGCCCCGTCCTACACGGCTGAAGCCCTCGAACTGCTGCGTGCCAAACAGAACGTGCGCGTGCTCACCTGCCCGCTGGGCAAGCCTGCCGGCGCCTTCGACTACAAGCGCGTGGGCGGTGGCCTGCTGGTGCAGAGTGCGGACGAAGCCCGCATCCAGATCGCCGACCTCAAGGTGGTGACCAAGCGTGCGCCGACCGAGACCGAGATGCGCGACATGCTGTTTGCCTGGCGCGTCGCCAAGTACGTCAAGTCGAACGCCATCGTCTATTGCCGTGACGGCATGACCATCGGCGTTGGCGCCGGCCAGATGAGCCGCGTGGATTCTGCCCGTATTGCCAAGATCAAGGCGGAGAACGCAGGCCTGCAGATCGCCGGTTGCGTGGTGGCATCGGATGCCTTCTTCCCCTTCCGCGACGGTCTCGACGTCCTTGCGCAGGCTGGCGCCACTGCGGTGATTCAGCCCGGTGGCTCGATGCGTGACGCCGAGGTGATCGCCGCTGCCGACGAGCAGAACATCGCGATGGTGCTCACCGGCTTCCGCCACTTCCGTCACTGA